A stretch of the Narcine bancroftii isolate sNarBan1 chromosome 14, sNarBan1.hap1, whole genome shotgun sequence genome encodes the following:
- the lysmd2 gene encoding lysM and putative peptidoglycan-binding domain-containing protein 2, protein MAEALLAAAGPDEPEAELWQSLARTKTRSYGSTASVAAPLAERYLQHPVGDGDTLQGLALRYGVTTEQIKRANKLFTSDCIFLRKTLLIPVISKKESLFNGLNSLDSPENESRETSAFSNERPANVKEESSSSPSPEGPDARVTEPMELSAEDYLQRLDLQIKLSTQAAAKTIQEDDHGAGDLEHKNNPCAASSYQSLQ, encoded by the exons ATGGCGGAGGCGCTGCTGGCGGCCGCGGGGCCGGACGAGCCGGAGGCCGAGTTGTGGCAGAGCCTCGCCCGCACCAAGACGCGCTCGTACGGCAGCACAGCGAGCGTGGCGGCTCCGCTGGCCGAGCGCTACCTGCAGCACCCGGTGGGCGATGGCGACACGCTGCAGGGCCTGGCCCTGCGCTACGGAGTCACG ACAGAGCAAATAAAAAGGGCAAATAAACTCTTCACAAGTGATTGCATATTCCTGAGGAAAACCCTCCTTATCCCGGTTATTTCCAAGAAGGAGTCACTGTTTAATGGACTGAACTCATTGGACTCTCCTGAGAACGAATCCAGAGAGACGTCTGCTTTCAGTAATGAAAGGCCAGCGAATGTAAAAGAAGAGAGCTCGTCGTCTCCGAGCCCAGAGGGTCCTGACGCCAGGGTCACTGAGCCCATGGAACTTTCTGCCGAAGATTACTTGCAGAGACTGGATTTGCAGATTAAACTATCAACGCAAGCGGCTGCTAAAACAATACAGGAGGACGATCATGG AGCTGGTGACCTCGAACACAAAAATAATCCTTGTGCAGCATCGTCTTACCAGAGCCTTCAATAA